In Halorubrum sp. PV6, a single window of DNA contains:
- a CDS encoding CoA ester lyase, translated as MTDVTLRRTQLATPASDVKMMHSAADSDADEVFLDLEDSVAPSAKPDAREPLIEAAREEDWSDKVLSFRMNGIDTKWWYDDLITVVGEAGEFIDDIIVPKVKSASDIHTVENLLEQIEVNNGLEVGGIGLEPQIEDGEGIHNVHDIAHASDRLSSIIFGPGDYSAAMGTPGLDIGQFPEYPGHYWHHALSECNSAAKSAGLPCLDGPYADIEDADGFRESAENANMIGCDGKWAIHPSQIEIGNEVFAPDPEVADRAKRIADAYAEAMEEGKGAVSVDGQMVDEATNKMAQDIVETAEAADIL; from the coding sequence ATGACGGACGTTACTCTTCGACGGACGCAGCTAGCAACGCCTGCGAGCGACGTGAAAATGATGCACTCGGCGGCGGATAGCGACGCCGACGAGGTGTTTCTCGATCTCGAAGACTCTGTGGCGCCGAGCGCGAAGCCGGACGCGCGCGAACCGCTCATCGAGGCCGCCCGCGAGGAGGACTGGAGCGACAAGGTCCTCAGTTTCCGGATGAACGGCATCGACACGAAGTGGTGGTACGACGACCTCATCACGGTCGTCGGCGAGGCGGGCGAGTTCATCGACGACATCATCGTCCCGAAAGTCAAGTCCGCGAGCGACATCCACACCGTCGAGAACCTGCTCGAACAGATCGAGGTGAACAACGGGCTGGAGGTCGGCGGTATCGGCCTCGAACCGCAGATCGAAGACGGCGAAGGGATCCACAACGTCCACGACATCGCACACGCTTCCGACCGGCTCTCCTCGATCATCTTCGGACCCGGCGACTACTCCGCGGCGATGGGGACGCCCGGACTCGACATCGGCCAGTTCCCGGAGTATCCGGGCCACTACTGGCACCACGCGCTGTCGGAGTGTAACTCCGCGGCGAAGTCGGCCGGGCTCCCGTGTCTCGACGGGCCGTACGCCGACATCGAGGACGCAGACGGGTTCCGCGAGTCCGCCGAGAACGCCAACATGATCGGCTGTGACGGGAAGTGGGCGATCCACCCCTCGCAGATCGAGATCGGCAACGAAGTGTTCGCGCCGGACCCGGAGGTCGCGGACCGCGCAAAGCGCATCGCCGACGCCTACGCCGAAGCGATGGAGGAGGGCAAAGGCGCCGTGAGCGTCGACGGGCAGATGGTCGACGAGGCGACCAACAAGATGGCTCAGGACATCGTCGAGACGGCCGAGGCCGCGGACATCCTGTAA
- a CDS encoding PGF-pre-PGF domain-containing protein: MNRQRIGTVLVALLMVTAVVAVPGAVAAQEGPESPPASYYGTVTFDGEQPSTDIVIEAEVDGDIVDSVAVEEGEYGGPGVLDEKLLVGSDSSVDSGTEVRFLVSGDGIARTEAANTDPSPVEYESGAVQQVNLTFGDVPEVDDGNDEGTDGVGSTPGGDGGDSTPGGDGSDGASGGDGGDAPETSPTDEPSVDDVIQVPAGANAVASEAATAQPSADGESSRVEFTGETGVEGIEFGGAVEGDVGVAGLDGPPESAGQPPGTGVSVVEITVPEQAQDTPATIRTRVSADRLAETDADAEDLRLSRYSDGEWQALETTVAERDGDDVVLAAETPGFSVFAVSAVSQPEAAITVGSDEVAPGETVSLSGERSSDKYGEITAYDWTIDGEAATGSVTETAFAESGEYDVELTVTNDAGETDTTTATVAVESAETGDSDGEGEAEPVEEPGLFSLGTLGAVVGALVLALLVVAAVRRADR; this comes from the coding sequence ATGAACCGACAACGCATTGGAACGGTGCTGGTTGCGCTCCTGATGGTCACCGCTGTGGTGGCCGTTCCGGGAGCCGTAGCGGCACAAGAAGGACCTGAGAGCCCTCCAGCGTCCTACTACGGGACAGTCACGTTCGACGGCGAGCAGCCGTCCACAGACATCGTCATCGAAGCGGAGGTCGACGGTGACATCGTGGACTCGGTCGCGGTCGAGGAAGGAGAGTACGGTGGCCCCGGCGTGCTCGATGAGAAACTCCTCGTCGGCAGTGACAGTTCGGTCGACTCCGGCACTGAGGTTCGGTTCCTCGTAAGCGGTGACGGGATAGCACGGACGGAGGCAGCGAACACCGACCCGTCACCCGTCGAGTACGAATCGGGTGCCGTACAGCAGGTCAATCTGACGTTCGGCGACGTTCCCGAGGTCGACGACGGAAACGACGAAGGCACTGATGGCGTCGGTTCAACTCCCGGCGGCGACGGCGGTGACAGCACCCCCGGCGGTGACGGTAGCGATGGCGCTTCAGGCGGCGACGGCGGCGACGCCCCTGAGACGTCACCGACGGACGAGCCATCGGTCGACGACGTGATCCAAGTGCCCGCGGGCGCGAACGCGGTCGCGAGCGAGGCCGCGACCGCACAGCCGAGCGCCGACGGCGAGTCGAGTCGCGTCGAGTTCACGGGCGAGACCGGCGTCGAGGGCATCGAGTTCGGCGGCGCCGTCGAGGGCGACGTGGGCGTTGCCGGACTCGACGGACCGCCCGAATCGGCGGGCCAACCGCCGGGCACCGGCGTCTCCGTGGTCGAGATCACGGTGCCCGAGCAAGCGCAGGACACGCCGGCCACGATCCGGACTCGGGTCAGCGCCGATCGGCTCGCCGAGACCGACGCCGACGCCGAGGACCTCCGGCTCTCGCGTTACTCGGACGGCGAGTGGCAGGCCTTGGAGACGACGGTCGCCGAGCGCGACGGCGACGACGTCGTGTTAGCCGCCGAGACGCCCGGCTTCTCGGTGTTCGCGGTGTCGGCCGTGAGCCAGCCGGAGGCGGCGATCACGGTCGGATCGGACGAGGTCGCACCCGGCGAGACCGTCTCGCTCTCCGGCGAGCGCTCCTCCGACAAGTACGGGGAGATCACCGCCTACGACTGGACGATCGACGGCGAGGCCGCCACCGGGAGCGTCACCGAGACGGCGTTCGCTGAGTCGGGCGAGTACGACGTCGAACTCACGGTCACCAACGATGCCGGCGAGACGGACACGACGACGGCGACGGTCGCCGTCGAGTCGGCCGAGACGGGCGACTCCGACGGCGAAGGGGAGGCAGAGCCGGTCGAAGAGCCCGGCCTGTTCTCGCTGGGGACGCTTGGTGCGGTGGTCGGCGCGCTCGTGCTCGCGCTGCTCGTCGTGGCCGCGGTCCGGCGCGCGGACCGCTAA